In Thauera aromatica K172, one DNA window encodes the following:
- a CDS encoding LutC/YkgG family protein: MNARDRILARLRTSLEGTTALADDYDEALVTEPWRYAPERRIARLREMLEAVHGETALTTAAQWPARVLEALAARAIEELLVAPESAHGRQLAAHLAAAGGTLRLKAYDRPVEAWKDELFFHTPASLTGTLGAIAATGSLVLWPTPQEPRLMSLVPPLHIALLKASEVHDNLYEAMRAQGWTEGLPTNALLVSGPSKTADIQQTLAYGAHGPKELLVLILEDA, encoded by the coding sequence ATGAACGCCAGGGACAGGATTCTCGCCAGGCTGCGCACCAGCCTGGAAGGCACGACGGCGCTTGCCGACGACTATGACGAGGCGCTGGTGACCGAGCCGTGGCGCTATGCGCCCGAACGGCGGATCGCCCGCCTGCGCGAAATGCTCGAGGCCGTGCACGGCGAGACCGCGCTCACCACCGCCGCGCAATGGCCGGCGCGGGTGCTCGAAGCGCTCGCCGCACGCGCCATCGAAGAGCTGCTGGTCGCGCCGGAAAGCGCTCATGGGCGGCAGCTGGCCGCTCATCTCGCCGCTGCCGGCGGCACGCTGCGCCTGAAGGCCTATGACCGCCCGGTCGAGGCCTGGAAGGACGAGCTGTTCTTCCATACCCCGGCCAGCCTCACCGGCACCCTCGGCGCCATCGCCGCCACCGGCAGCCTGGTGCTGTGGCCGACGCCGCAGGAGCCCCGCCTGATGAGTCTGGTGCCGCCCTTGCATATCGCGCTGCTGAAGGCGAGCGAAGTCCATGACAACCTGTACGAAGCGATGCGTGCACAGGGCTGGACGGAGGGCTTGCCGACCAATGCGCTGCTGGTTTCGGGCCCGTCGAAGACGGCCGATATCCAGCAGACCCTGGCTTATGGCGCGCACGGGCCGAAGGAGTTGCTCGTGCTGATCCTCGAGGACGCCTGA